The following DNA comes from Kitasatospora sp. NBC_01287.
GATGGTCTCCTGCACCAGGTCGTCCGCCCGGTGCCAGTCCCCGCACAGCAGGTAGGCCACTTTTCGTAACCACCCCGCCCGTGCGGCCACGAAGTTGGTGAACTCCGCGTCCCGTGCGTCTTCGGCCATCGACGGCCACCTCTCTCCCCGACGCGCTCCCCGCGCCGTCCGCCCCCCTGATGCGGCCGGCCCGCGATTAGGTTGCACGTAGGCTTCGGGCCATGCCCAACGGCCGCTACTCCCTCCACGACCCGCACGACGGCACACCCCTCGGCGAGGAGCGGTTCAGCTGCGCGCCCGGCCCGGCGGGCTGGCGCTACGTCGGCAAGTCCTACGCGCCAGACGGCACTCCACTGGGCACCGTCGACCTCACGCTCGACTCCCGGGCCCGGCCACTGCGGCTGGAACTGCGCTCCGGCGGCTGGCAGGTGCGCGGGGGAGCGGTGGACGGCGTGGCCTGGGTGCGCACCGACCCGGCGGATCCGACCGGCGACTCGGCCACCGAAGGACACGACCGGGCGCACGGCTTCGCCGGTGACTCGCCCGCCTTCCTGATCGCCACCGCCCGGCTGCTGCGGCTGGCCGAGGGCGCGAGCGCGCGGGTGCGGCTGGTCGCCTTCGGCGGCTCAGCGTTGGCGCCGCGGACCTTCGACCAGGGCTGGACCCTGGGCGGCCTGGAGCAGCACCCCACCGACAGCGGACCGCTGCTGGTGGAGCGCTACCAGGTGGCCGACCTGGAGACGGGCGAGCAGCGGGAGGTGCACCTCGCGGGAGACGTCCTGCTCGCGGCTCCGGGCATCGAGCTGGAGGAGCTGGAGAACCCGCCGAACCCGTGGCCCGATCGGGACTGACTCAGCCGGGCAGGGTGAACCCACCGCCGCCGGACGCTGGCGGCGGGGGCGGGGCCACGGGGCCGGCCGGCGCGGAGAAGGCGGCCGGCGGTGGCCACGCCCCGGTGGGCGGCTGCGGAGCCGCGAGCGGCTGAGGTCCAGCGGGCACGGCGCTCTGACCGCTCGTACGCTGCCACTCCCGCCGCTGCCGCTCGGTCAGCACCGCGCCCAGGTAGAGCGCCGGGTGCAGCCCGGCCGGGACCGGCCAGCCGGTCCGCGCCGCCACGTCGCCGGCCAGCCGCTGCGCCATCCCGAATGCCACCTGGTCGTCCAACTGGCCTGACCGGCCCAGTAGCTGACGGATCGCCAGCCAGAGGCCGGTGGGCACGGCCGACAGGTCGAGCCGGACCAGGTCCGGCCCCAGCGCGTGCAGCACCTGCGGCGGCGGCGCGACGGGCAGCCCGGGCGCGGCCGTCTCCGGCACCCGCTCCCGCACCACCAGGGTGCCCGCGAAGAGGTCGCCCAGCCGGCGTCCGTCGGAGGAGACCAGTGAGGTGATCGCGGCGGGCACACCGGTCAGCAGGATGATCTCGAAGACCCCCACCAGAGCCCGCACCAGCGCGTGCCGGAAGCCCGCGGGGCCGCCGTCGACCCGCACCACCCGCAGTCCCAGCGCGGCCTTGCCGAGCGACTGCCCCCGGGAGAGCGTCTCGACCAGCACGGGGACCGCGACCAGGAAGAACACCATGAGGCAGATCACCAACGCCGCTGCCGCCGCACCGTCCAGGTCGGTCAGCAGCGTCAGCAGCAGCAGGGAGACCAGGAAGAACGCCGCGAACTGCACCACCAGGTCGAGCAGGACGGCCAGGGCCCGACTCGGCAGCTTCGCCGCCCGCAGCCCGAGGACGACGGCCTCCCCCGTCACCAGGTCGCTCACCGCATCAGCCCGTTCCACTCGATCCGATGTCACGGAGCAGGGCGAGCGCCCGACCCCCGATCTTCTTCGGGCCCAACATACGGGGCGTCCCGAAAGCCAGGGAAGGGCGGGCGGAGGGCAGGGAAGGGCCGTTCCGCCCCGGACCGGCTCTGGCAAGCTGACCCCAGTCGTTGCCCCGCGCCGCCGCAGCCACCTTGGAGTGACCCGCATGGATCTGGACGTCTTCGTCGCCGCCCACCAGGCGGAGTGGGCGCGCCTGGAGACCCTGAGCAAGCGGCGCAGGCTCACCGGCGAGGAGGCCGACGAGCTGGTCGCCCGCTACCAGCGGGTCACCGGCCACCTGGCCAGGGTCCAGGCCACGGCTCCCGACCCGGCCCTGGTCGGCCGGCTGACCACTCTGGTGGCCCGGGCCCGCAACGCCGTCACCGGCCGCCGAGCCACGGGCTGGCGCGAGGTGGGCCGCTACTTCGCGGTCAGCTTCCCCGCGGCCCTGTACCGCTCCCGCCGCTGGTGGCTCCCCATCGCCCTGGTCTCGCTGCTCGGTGCCGCGCTGATCGCCTGGTGGGTGGCCAGCCACCCGGAGGTCCGCGACAGTCTGGCCACCCCCGCCCAACTGCGCGAGATGACCCGCCCCGGCGGCGCCTACCAGGCCTACTACTCCGACCGCCCGGCCAGTTCCTTCGCCGCTCAGGTCTGGACGAACAACGCCTGGGTCGCCACCCAGTGCCTGGTCTTCGGCGTCTTCCTGGGCCTGCCGGTGCTCTACGTGCTGGCCCAGAACATCCTCAACCTCGGCATCGGCATCGGGCTGATGGCCTCCGCGGGCCGGCTCGACCTATTCCTCGGCCTGCTCCTGCCGCACGGCCTGCTCGAACTCACCGCCGTCTTCGTCGCCGCCGGCCTCGGCCTGCGCCTGGGCTGGACCGTGATCGACCCCGGCCCGCGCCCGCGCGGCGTGGCCCTGGCTGAGCAGGGTCGCGCCACCATCGGCATGGCCATGGGCCTGACCGCGGTCCTCTTCGTCAGCGGCCTGCTCGAAGCCTTCGTCACTCCCTCCGGCCTCCCCACCTGGGCCCGGGTCGCCATCGGTGCCACCGCCGAGACGCTCTTCCTGCTCTACGCCCTGGTGCTCGGCCGCCGCGCCGCCGCCACGGGCGAGACCGGCGACGTCGCCGCGTCCGACCGCGCCGACCTCCAACCGGTGGCGGCCTGACCCCCGCTGACCTGGTAGTCTTCTCCACATGCCGCAAGAACCGTTGACACGGGTCGGACCGGCTAGTAGATTAGAACGGTTAGCTCGGACTGGACATCAGACCTGAACGAGCGCTAGTGTCTACGACACGGCATGCCGAGGCGAAGCGTCCATGGATGCGGCCCGGCAAGTCAAACTCCCGAGGTAAAACCACTGCAGAGGCTTTGATAAGCTCTTCCGGTAAGCCGAAGGAAATCCCCTCAGTGGGAATTCGGAGAAGAAAGCGGCCGGTAAAACGGTGCGAATCGGATCTGATAGGCTGAGAACACGAAAGAACGCAGTAACTGAAACGAATGCCCGGAGAGCTTGCGAGAGCGGCTTGAAGGAAGTGTCCGTTCCTTGAGAACTCAACAGCGTGCCAAAAGTCAACGCCAGATATGTTGACATCCCCGGCCTTCACCGTTTGGTGGGGGTTGGAGATTCCTTTTGAAGTAAGACACAGCGAGGACGCAGTGCACGGGGCCGCCCTATTCCGGTGGTTGTCGTGCCGCTCAACGCGGGTGTGAACCGGCTCTGTTGATGACGGGGCCGGGTAATCATTCACGGAGAGTTTGATCCTGGCTCAGGACGAACGCTGGCGGCGTGCTTAACACATGCAAGTCGAACGGTGAAGCCCTTCGGGGTGGATCAGTGGCGAACGGGTGAGTAACACGTGGGCAATCTGCCCTGCACTCTGGGACAAGCCCTGGAAACGGGGTCTAATACCGGATATGACCTTCCTCCGCATGGGGGTTGGTGTAAAGCTCCGGCGGTGCAGGATGAGCCCGCGGCCTATCAGCTTGTTGGTGGGGTAATGGCCTACCAAGGCGACGACGGGTAGCCGGCCTGAGAGGGCGACCGGCCACACTGGGACTGAGACACGGCCCAGACTCCTACGGGAGGCAGCAGTGGGGAATATTGCACAATGGGCGAAAGCCTGATGCAGCGACGCCGCGTGAGGGATGACGGCCTTCGGGTTGTAAACCTCTTTCAGCAGGGAAGAAGCGCAAGTGACGGTACCTGCAGAAGAAGCACCGGCTAACTACGTGCCAGCAGCCGCGGTAATACGTAGGGTGCGAGCGTTGTCCGGAATTATTGGGCGTAAAGAGCTCGTAGGCGGCCTGTCGCGTCGGATGTGAAAGCCCGGGGCTTAACCCCGGGTCTGCATTCGATACGGGCAGGCTAGAGTGTGGTAGGGGAGATCGGAATTCCTGGTGTAGCGGTGAAATGCGCAGATATCAGGAGGAACACCGGTGGCGAAGGCGGATCTCTGGGCCATTACTGACGCTGAGGAGCGAAAGCGTGGGGAGCGAACAGGATTAGATACCCTGGTAGTCCACGCCGTAAACGTTGGGAACTAGGTGTTGGCGACATTCCACGTCGTCGGTGCCGCAGCTAACGCATTAAGTTCCCCGCCTGGGGAGTACGGCCGCAAGGCTAAAACTCAAAGGAATTGACGGGGGCCCGCACAAGCAGCGGAGCATGTGGCTTAATTCGACGCAACGCGAAGAACCTTACCAAGGCTTGACATATGCCGGAAACGTCCAGAGATGGGCGCCCCCTTGTGGTCGGTATACAGGTGGTGCATGGTTGTCGTCAGCTCGTGTCGTGAGATGTTGGGTTAAGTCCCGCAACGAGCGCAACCCTTGTTCTGTGTTGCCAGCATGCCTTTCGGGGTGATGGGGACTCACAGGAGACTGCCGGGGTCAACTCGGAGGAAGGTGGGGACGACGTCAAATCATCATGCCCCTTATGTCTTGGGCTGCACACGTGCTACAATGGTCGGTACAAAGGGCTGCGATACCGTGAGGTGGAGCGAATCCCAAAAAGCCGGCCTCAGTTCGGATTGGGGTCTGCAACTCGACCCCATGAAGTTGGAGTTGCTAGTAATCGCAGATCAGCATGCTGCGGTGAATACGTTCCCGGGCCTTGTACACACCGCCCGTCACGTCACGAAAGTCGGTAACACCCGAAGCCGGTGGCCTAACCCTTGGGAGGGAGCCGTCGAAGGTGGGACCAGCGATTGGGACGAAGTCGTAACAAGGTAGCCGTACCGGAAGGTGCGGCTGGATCACCTCCTTTCTAAGGAGCACATGGCCAGATCCGAGCGAATGCCTCGGATTGGTTGCTCATGGGTGGAACGTTGACTATTCGGCACACTGGGTGATGGTTCGTGAGTACTGCTTCGGCGTGGAAAGCGTAACTGTGAGTCTGGTGTGTCGGGCACGTTGTTGGGTCCTGAGGGAATGGGTTTCCGTTGTCTCAGTGCCGGTCCTACTTGAGATGCCTTCGGGTGTTGAGGGTGGGTGTCTGGTCGTTGTTTGAGAACTGCACAGTGGACGCGAGCATCTGTGGCCAAGTTTTTAAGGGCGCACGGTGGATGCCTTGGCACCAGGAACCGATGAAGGACGTGGGAGGCCGCGATAGGCCCCGGGGAGCTGTCAACCGAGCTTTGATCCGGGGGTGTCCGAATGGGGAAACCCGGCAGTCGTCATGGGCTGTCACCCATACCTGAACACATAGGGTATGTGGAGGGAACGCGGGGAAGTGAAACATCTCAGTACCCGCAGGAAGAGAAAACAACCGTGATTCCGGGAGTAGTGGCGAGCGAAACCGGATGAGGCTAAACCGTAGTGGTGTGAGACCCGGCAGGGGTTGCCACTTCGGGGTCGTGGGAGAGTTCTTCAGTCGTCTGCCGGCGGCTGGGTGAGTCAGAAACCGTATGGATAGTCGAAGGACATGCGAAAGGTCCGGCGTAGAGGGTAAGACCCCCGTAGACGAAATCTGTGCGGCTCACTTGAGCTTTTCCCAAGTAGCACGGAGCCCGAGAAATTCCGTGTGAATCTGGCGGGACCACCCGCTAAGCCTAAATATTCCCTGGTGACCGATAGCGGATAGTACCGTGAGGGAATGGTGAAAAGTACCGCGGGAGCGGAGTGAAATAGTACCTGAAACCGTGTGCCTACAAGCCGTGGGAGCGTCGTTCGTCGAGTTTTCTCGGCGGGCCGTGACTGCGTGCCTTTTGAAGAATGAGCCTGCGAGTTTGCGGTGTGTAGCGAGGTTAACCCGTGTGGGGTAGCCGTAGCGAAAGCGAGTCCGAATAGGGCGTTTGAGTTGCATGCCCAAGACCCGAAGCGGAGTGATCTAGCCATGGGCAGGTTGAAGCGCGGGTAA
Coding sequences within:
- a CDS encoding RDD family protein; amino-acid sequence: MSDLVTGEAVVLGLRAAKLPSRALAVLLDLVVQFAAFFLVSLLLLTLLTDLDGAAAAALVICLMVFFLVAVPVLVETLSRGQSLGKAALGLRVVRVDGGPAGFRHALVRALVGVFEIILLTGVPAAITSLVSSDGRRLGDLFAGTLVVRERVPETAAPGLPVAPPPQVLHALGPDLVRLDLSAVPTGLWLAIRQLLGRSGQLDDQVAFGMAQRLAGDVAARTGWPVPAGLHPALYLGAVLTERQRREWQRTSGQSAVPAGPQPLAAPQPPTGAWPPPAAFSAPAGPVAPPPPPASGGGGFTLPG
- a CDS encoding stage II sporulation protein M, encoding MDLDVFVAAHQAEWARLETLSKRRRLTGEEADELVARYQRVTGHLARVQATAPDPALVGRLTTLVARARNAVTGRRATGWREVGRYFAVSFPAALYRSRRWWLPIALVSLLGAALIAWWVASHPEVRDSLATPAQLREMTRPGGAYQAYYSDRPASSFAAQVWTNNAWVATQCLVFGVFLGLPVLYVLAQNILNLGIGIGLMASAGRLDLFLGLLLPHGLLELTAVFVAAGLGLRLGWTVIDPGPRPRGVALAEQGRATIGMAMGLTAVLFVSGLLEAFVTPSGLPTWARVAIGATAETLFLLYALVLGRRAAATGETGDVAASDRADLQPVAA